The proteins below are encoded in one region of Saccopteryx leptura isolate mSacLep1 chromosome 1, mSacLep1_pri_phased_curated, whole genome shotgun sequence:
- the BTNL2 gene encoding butyrophilin-like protein 2 isoform X3, with amino-acid sequence MVDFLGHSLSGVVASFFFILLTVKRPEEFRVVGPAGPILARVGEDALLSCRLLPQRPAARLEVRWYRSEPSTQVLFASRDGAEAPEEQAEGYRGRVQWVEDGVAQGRVALKMDNIRPADDGQYWCGVREGDYYGETSLLLSVAGLGSAPLIHMEGAVEGELQLVCTAEGWFPEPQVHWEDSRGDKLLNFSQYHVQAEDGLFYVESTLVLRNASTETVSCFVHNPVLAEQKESAISIAEKLQTELASLRVIGPSQPLLVRVGEDIQLPCDLSPEVSARSMEVRWVRSHRHPAVHVYVDGDHVPGGQMAEYRGRTVLVTNDIGAGRLTLRIRDARTSDDGPFRCLFEKDGVYQEKILDLRIVGGDGLFQVQAPLLVTNGSVANVTCSISNPLLGEEKAATFSLSDSRMTFSWAALLMLGLVLLVAAGLTTWKSGRTVDGTLDPKTAHPELILSEGAKHETFGHSFNQAPHSNVETYSGPWASSQIGARSRRGR; translated from the exons ATGGTGGActtcctaggacacagcctgtcCGGTGTGGTCGCCTCCTTCTTCTTCATACTGCTCACCGTGAAGCGGCCAG AGGAGTTCCGAGTGGTCGGTCCCGCCGGCCCCATCCTGGCCCGGGTCGGGGAAGACGCCCTGCTCTCCTGCCGGCTCCTCCCGCAGCGGCCCGCGGCGCGCCTGGAGGTGAGGTGGTACCGTTCGGAGCCCAGCACGCAGGTGCTGTTTGCGTCCCGGGACGGCGCGGAGGCCCCCGAGGAGCAGGCGGAGGGGTACAGGGGCCGAGTGCAGTGGGTCGAGGACGGCGTCGCCCAGGGGCGCGTGGCTCTGAAGATGGACAACATCCGGCCGGCCGACGACGGGCAGTACTGGTGTGGCGTCCGGGAGGGGGACTATTATGGAGAGACCAGCTTGCTCCTCAGTGTGGCCG GGCTGGGGTCGGCCCCTCTCATCCACATGGAGGGGGCCGTGGAAGGCGAGCTCCAGCTCGTGTGCACTGCGGAAGGCTggttcccagagccccaggttcACTGGGAAGACAGCAGGGGAGACAAGCTGCTGAACTTCTCCCAGTACCACGTCCAGGCCGAGGACGGCTTGTTCTACGTGGAATCCACGCTCGTGCTCAGGAATGCCTCCACAGAGACTGTGTCCTGCTTCGTCCACAACCCTGTCCTCGCTGAGCAGAAGGAGTCAGCCATCTCCATCGCAG AGAAACTGCAGACGGAGCTCG CTTCCTTAAGAGTGATTGGACCTTCCCAGCCCCTTCTTGTCAGAGTGGGAGAAGACATACAGTTACCCTGTGACCTGTCCCCCGAGGTTAGTGCACGGAGCATGGAGGTGAGGTGGGTCCGCTCCCACCGCCACCCTGCTGTTCATGTGTATGTCGATGGGGACCACGTGCCTGGAGGGCAGATGGCAGAGTACAGAGGGCGGACAGTGCTGGTGACCAATGACATCGGTGCGGGGAGGCTGACCCTGCGGATACGGGATGCCAGGACTTCGGATGATGGGCCGTTTCGGTGCCTTTTTGAAAAGGATGGTGTCTACCAGGAGAAGATTTTGGATCTGAGGATAGTCG GCGGCGATGGGCTGTTCCAGGTGCAGGCGCCGCTCTTGGTCACCAACGGCTCCGTGGCGAATGTGACCTGCTCCATCAGCAACCCCCTGCTCGGCGAGGAGAAAGCGGCAACTTTTTCTCTCTCAG ATTCCAGGATGACGTTTTCATGGGCGGCACTACTTATGTTGGGACTGGTCCTCCTGGTGGCGGCAGGCCTGACCACGTGGAAGAGCGGCAGAACAG tGGATGGGACACTGGACCCCAAAACAGCTCACCCAGAACTGATCCTTTCTGAGGGAGCGAAACATGAGACCTTTGGACATTCGTTCAACCAGGCACCCCACAGCAATGTGGAGACCTACTCTGGGCCCTGGGCCAGCAGCCAAATAGGGGCTCGGAGTCGTCGTGGACGGTGA
- the BTNL2 gene encoding butyrophilin-like protein 2 isoform X2, protein MVDFLGHSLSGVVASFFFILLTVKRPEEFRVVGPAGPILARVGEDALLSCRLLPQRPAARLEVRWYRSEPSTQVLFASRDGAEAPEEQAEGYRGRVQWVEDGVAQGRVALKMDNIRPADDGQYWCGVREGDYYGETSLLLSVAGLGSAPLIHMEGAVEGELQLVCTAEGWFPEPQVHWEDSRGDKLLNFSQYHVQAEDGLFYVESTLVLRNASTETVSCFVHNPVLAEQKESAISIAEKLQTELASLRVIGPSQPLLVRVGEDIQLPCDLSPEVSARSMEVRWVRSHRHPAVHVYVDGDHVPGGQMAEYRGRTVLVTNDIGAGRLTLRIRDARTSDDGPFRCLFEKDGVYQEKILDLRIVGVGSSPRITWEELQGGDIQLMCTSEGWFPEPHVQWRDAEGKPVLSFPTVLPGGDGLFQVQAPLLVTNGSVANVTCSISNPLLGEEKAATFSLSVDGTLDPKTAHPELILSEGAKHETFGHSFNQAPHSNVETYSGPWASSQIGARSRRGR, encoded by the exons ATGGTGGActtcctaggacacagcctgtcCGGTGTGGTCGCCTCCTTCTTCTTCATACTGCTCACCGTGAAGCGGCCAG AGGAGTTCCGAGTGGTCGGTCCCGCCGGCCCCATCCTGGCCCGGGTCGGGGAAGACGCCCTGCTCTCCTGCCGGCTCCTCCCGCAGCGGCCCGCGGCGCGCCTGGAGGTGAGGTGGTACCGTTCGGAGCCCAGCACGCAGGTGCTGTTTGCGTCCCGGGACGGCGCGGAGGCCCCCGAGGAGCAGGCGGAGGGGTACAGGGGCCGAGTGCAGTGGGTCGAGGACGGCGTCGCCCAGGGGCGCGTGGCTCTGAAGATGGACAACATCCGGCCGGCCGACGACGGGCAGTACTGGTGTGGCGTCCGGGAGGGGGACTATTATGGAGAGACCAGCTTGCTCCTCAGTGTGGCCG GGCTGGGGTCGGCCCCTCTCATCCACATGGAGGGGGCCGTGGAAGGCGAGCTCCAGCTCGTGTGCACTGCGGAAGGCTggttcccagagccccaggttcACTGGGAAGACAGCAGGGGAGACAAGCTGCTGAACTTCTCCCAGTACCACGTCCAGGCCGAGGACGGCTTGTTCTACGTGGAATCCACGCTCGTGCTCAGGAATGCCTCCACAGAGACTGTGTCCTGCTTCGTCCACAACCCTGTCCTCGCTGAGCAGAAGGAGTCAGCCATCTCCATCGCAG AGAAACTGCAGACGGAGCTCG CTTCCTTAAGAGTGATTGGACCTTCCCAGCCCCTTCTTGTCAGAGTGGGAGAAGACATACAGTTACCCTGTGACCTGTCCCCCGAGGTTAGTGCACGGAGCATGGAGGTGAGGTGGGTCCGCTCCCACCGCCACCCTGCTGTTCATGTGTATGTCGATGGGGACCACGTGCCTGGAGGGCAGATGGCAGAGTACAGAGGGCGGACAGTGCTGGTGACCAATGACATCGGTGCGGGGAGGCTGACCCTGCGGATACGGGATGCCAGGACTTCGGATGATGGGCCGTTTCGGTGCCTTTTTGAAAAGGATGGTGTCTACCAGGAGAAGATTTTGGATCTGAGGATAGTCG GTGTGGGCTCCTCGCCGCGGATCACCTGGGAGGAGCTGCAGGGTGGAGACATTCAGCTGATGTGCACGTCGGAAGGGTGGTTCCCCGAGCCGCACGTGCAGTGGAGGGACGCGGAGGGAAAGCCGGTCCTGTCCTTTCCCACGGTCCTTCCAGGCGGCGATGGGCTGTTCCAGGTGCAGGCGCCGCTCTTGGTCACCAACGGCTCCGTGGCGAATGTGACCTGCTCCATCAGCAACCCCCTGCTCGGCGAGGAGAAAGCGGCAACTTTTTCTCTCTCAG tGGATGGGACACTGGACCCCAAAACAGCTCACCCAGAACTGATCCTTTCTGAGGGAGCGAAACATGAGACCTTTGGACATTCGTTCAACCAGGCACCCCACAGCAATGTGGAGACCTACTCTGGGCCCTGGGCCAGCAGCCAAATAGGGGCTCGGAGTCGTCGTGGACGGTGA
- the BTNL2 gene encoding butyrophilin-like protein 2 isoform X1, with protein MVDFLGHSLSGVVASFFFILLTVKRPEEFRVVGPAGPILARVGEDALLSCRLLPQRPAARLEVRWYRSEPSTQVLFASRDGAEAPEEQAEGYRGRVQWVEDGVAQGRVALKMDNIRPADDGQYWCGVREGDYYGETSLLLSVAGLGSAPLIHMEGAVEGELQLVCTAEGWFPEPQVHWEDSRGDKLLNFSQYHVQAEDGLFYVESTLVLRNASTETVSCFVHNPVLAEQKESAISIAEKLQTELASLRVIGPSQPLLVRVGEDIQLPCDLSPEVSARSMEVRWVRSHRHPAVHVYVDGDHVPGGQMAEYRGRTVLVTNDIGAGRLTLRIRDARTSDDGPFRCLFEKDGVYQEKILDLRIVGVGSSPRITWEELQGGDIQLMCTSEGWFPEPHVQWRDAEGKPVLSFPTVLPGGDGLFQVQAPLLVTNGSVANVTCSISNPLLGEEKAATFSLSDSRMTFSWAALLMLGLVLLVAAGLTTWKSGRTVDGTLDPKTAHPELILSEGAKHETFGHSFNQAPHSNVETYSGPWASSQIGARSRRGR; from the exons ATGGTGGActtcctaggacacagcctgtcCGGTGTGGTCGCCTCCTTCTTCTTCATACTGCTCACCGTGAAGCGGCCAG AGGAGTTCCGAGTGGTCGGTCCCGCCGGCCCCATCCTGGCCCGGGTCGGGGAAGACGCCCTGCTCTCCTGCCGGCTCCTCCCGCAGCGGCCCGCGGCGCGCCTGGAGGTGAGGTGGTACCGTTCGGAGCCCAGCACGCAGGTGCTGTTTGCGTCCCGGGACGGCGCGGAGGCCCCCGAGGAGCAGGCGGAGGGGTACAGGGGCCGAGTGCAGTGGGTCGAGGACGGCGTCGCCCAGGGGCGCGTGGCTCTGAAGATGGACAACATCCGGCCGGCCGACGACGGGCAGTACTGGTGTGGCGTCCGGGAGGGGGACTATTATGGAGAGACCAGCTTGCTCCTCAGTGTGGCCG GGCTGGGGTCGGCCCCTCTCATCCACATGGAGGGGGCCGTGGAAGGCGAGCTCCAGCTCGTGTGCACTGCGGAAGGCTggttcccagagccccaggttcACTGGGAAGACAGCAGGGGAGACAAGCTGCTGAACTTCTCCCAGTACCACGTCCAGGCCGAGGACGGCTTGTTCTACGTGGAATCCACGCTCGTGCTCAGGAATGCCTCCACAGAGACTGTGTCCTGCTTCGTCCACAACCCTGTCCTCGCTGAGCAGAAGGAGTCAGCCATCTCCATCGCAG AGAAACTGCAGACGGAGCTCG CTTCCTTAAGAGTGATTGGACCTTCCCAGCCCCTTCTTGTCAGAGTGGGAGAAGACATACAGTTACCCTGTGACCTGTCCCCCGAGGTTAGTGCACGGAGCATGGAGGTGAGGTGGGTCCGCTCCCACCGCCACCCTGCTGTTCATGTGTATGTCGATGGGGACCACGTGCCTGGAGGGCAGATGGCAGAGTACAGAGGGCGGACAGTGCTGGTGACCAATGACATCGGTGCGGGGAGGCTGACCCTGCGGATACGGGATGCCAGGACTTCGGATGATGGGCCGTTTCGGTGCCTTTTTGAAAAGGATGGTGTCTACCAGGAGAAGATTTTGGATCTGAGGATAGTCG GTGTGGGCTCCTCGCCGCGGATCACCTGGGAGGAGCTGCAGGGTGGAGACATTCAGCTGATGTGCACGTCGGAAGGGTGGTTCCCCGAGCCGCACGTGCAGTGGAGGGACGCGGAGGGAAAGCCGGTCCTGTCCTTTCCCACGGTCCTTCCAGGCGGCGATGGGCTGTTCCAGGTGCAGGCGCCGCTCTTGGTCACCAACGGCTCCGTGGCGAATGTGACCTGCTCCATCAGCAACCCCCTGCTCGGCGAGGAGAAAGCGGCAACTTTTTCTCTCTCAG ATTCCAGGATGACGTTTTCATGGGCGGCACTACTTATGTTGGGACTGGTCCTCCTGGTGGCGGCAGGCCTGACCACGTGGAAGAGCGGCAGAACAG tGGATGGGACACTGGACCCCAAAACAGCTCACCCAGAACTGATCCTTTCTGAGGGAGCGAAACATGAGACCTTTGGACATTCGTTCAACCAGGCACCCCACAGCAATGTGGAGACCTACTCTGGGCCCTGGGCCAGCAGCCAAATAGGGGCTCGGAGTCGTCGTGGACGGTGA